A genomic region of Brevibacillus sp. JNUCC-41 contains the following coding sequences:
- a CDS encoding fumarylacetoacetate hydrolase family protein, with translation MKLATFSIQTEQHIGLVKNDQIISLTALGPEEFPTCMKKFIQRSREFRIRAEQLIEQRVNDDAIFKLSEVKILPPIAKPDKIICVGLNYFDHCKETGMEPPESPVIFTKYANAIAGHNDAIEIPINSTEVDFEAELAFVIGREAKHVSEEEANDYIFGYTIMNDISARDLQFQDGQWSRGKTADTFAPFGPFIVTQDEVGDPHNLEISLELNGEIMQDSNTSNLIFTVPKIISFLSQSMTLMPGDLIATGTPPGVGMGRNPKIWLKNGDRMNVSIEKIGTLSNHVIA, from the coding sequence ATGAAATTAGCGACTTTTTCCATACAAACCGAACAACACATCGGTCTTGTTAAAAATGATCAAATCATTAGTTTAACGGCTCTTGGTCCAGAAGAATTTCCAACTTGCATGAAAAAATTCATACAACGCAGCAGAGAATTTAGAATACGTGCTGAACAGTTAATTGAGCAACGAGTTAATGACGATGCAATATTCAAGCTGTCAGAAGTAAAGATCCTGCCGCCAATCGCAAAGCCGGATAAAATCATTTGCGTAGGACTTAACTATTTTGATCATTGCAAGGAAACGGGGATGGAGCCTCCTGAATCACCGGTCATTTTTACCAAATATGCAAATGCCATTGCCGGCCATAATGATGCGATTGAAATTCCAATTAATTCAACCGAGGTCGACTTTGAAGCAGAGCTTGCGTTTGTCATTGGGAGAGAAGCGAAACATGTATCTGAAGAAGAGGCGAATGATTACATCTTTGGCTATACAATTATGAATGATATTAGCGCCCGAGACTTGCAATTTCAGGATGGCCAGTGGTCGAGAGGCAAAACGGCGGACACATTTGCGCCATTTGGTCCTTTTATCGTGACGCAAGATGAAGTGGGAGACCCCCACAATCTAGAGATTTCGCTTGAATTAAATGGTGAAATTATGCAGGATTCAAATACAAGCAACCTAATTTTTACGGTTCCGAAAATCATATCATTTTTATCACAGTCCATGACACTGATGCCGGGTGATTTGATTGCAACTGGTACGCCACCTGGCGTTGGAATGGGGCGGAATCCGAAAATCTGGTTGAAAAACGGTGACCGGATGAACGTCAGCATTGAGAAGATCGGCACGCTTTCTAATCACGTAATAGCATGA
- a CDS encoding C-terminal binding protein gives MSFKILITDYEFEHLKYEEEIFQESGLEIEFIKAQCKTEEEVMGQAKEVDAILNQYAPISRRVIDSLENTKIISRYGVGVNTIDLNAAKEKGITVANVPDYGMEEVSNHALALLLSSARKVTLLNNEVKKGNWDFKVCVPIHRFNEQTVGVLGFGRIPRRFIEKVKPLGFKTAAYDPFVSAADMAAIGVQKMELDEIMAEADYLSIHVPLIDDTYHLINEERLKQMKRNAVIINTARGPIIDEKALSDALEKGVIAGAALDVTEKEPVSTDSPLLTMDNVIITPHSAWYSEEAMVELRQKAARNIVQVLNGEITPYALT, from the coding sequence ATGTCATTTAAAATATTAATAACGGATTACGAATTTGAACATTTGAAATATGAAGAAGAGATTTTTCAAGAAAGCGGTCTGGAAATCGAATTCATCAAAGCGCAATGCAAAACTGAAGAAGAAGTAATGGGGCAGGCAAAAGAAGTGGATGCAATTTTGAATCAATATGCTCCTATCTCACGCCGAGTTATTGATTCGCTTGAAAACACCAAAATCATTTCCCGCTACGGTGTTGGCGTCAATACAATTGATCTCAATGCGGCTAAGGAAAAGGGGATCACTGTCGCCAATGTACCGGATTATGGCATGGAAGAAGTATCGAATCATGCATTGGCACTTTTACTTTCTTCCGCGCGGAAAGTGACACTGTTAAACAATGAAGTGAAAAAAGGTAACTGGGATTTTAAGGTGTGTGTCCCGATTCATCGATTTAACGAGCAAACTGTTGGGGTTCTAGGCTTTGGTCGGATTCCGCGCCGTTTCATTGAAAAGGTGAAACCGCTCGGCTTTAAAACTGCTGCATACGATCCTTTCGTATCGGCGGCAGACATGGCTGCGATTGGGGTTCAAAAAATGGAGCTCGACGAAATTATGGCAGAAGCTGATTATTTGTCGATCCATGTGCCCTTAATTGATGATACATACCATCTGATCAATGAGGAGCGCCTTAAACAAATGAAGAGAAATGCGGTTATCATTAACACGGCACGGGGACCGATAATCGATGAAAAAGCACTTTCTGATGCACTTGAAAAAGGGGTAATTGCAGGTGCAGCACTTGATGTGACAGAGAAAGAGCCGGTCAGCACCGATAGCCCGCTACTCACAATGGACAATGTCATCATTACGCCGCACAGTGCCTGGTATTCAGAGGAAGCAATGGTTGAACTTCGTCAAAAGGCAGCGAGAAATATCGTTCAGGTCTTAAACGGAGAAATAACACCATACGCTTTGACTTAG
- a CDS encoding UxaA family hydrolase, producing the protein MQFWGYRRPDDRVGVRNHVLILPTITCATQTAQRVTELVSGTVTFIHQHGCAQVGSDFDQTARTYAGMGMNPNVYGVIVLGLGCETHQAHRIGDEIAKCGKPVETVSIQEHGGTLQTIAEVAKIAVKMVQDASMVQRELCDFSELIVGTECGGSDACSGLSANPAVGRTSDLVVQQGGTAILAETTELIGAEHLIANRAANDQVAKKAYAVIKMMEDRSMQMGVDIRTGNPSPGNIEGGLSSLEEKSLGAATKSGTTRLEEVIDYAQVPTKKGLVWMDTPGHDIEQLTGMVAGGAQIVLFTSGRGTPTGSPITPVIKISTNTPMFDRMNENMDLNAGTIVDGLETVDEVGRRIMEEIQHVSNGKLTKAEILKQHDFGIWRIGPTF; encoded by the coding sequence ATGCAGTTTTGGGGCTATCGCCGTCCGGATGACCGCGTCGGAGTCCGGAATCATGTACTGATTTTGCCAACGATAACATGCGCAACCCAAACTGCACAGCGCGTCACAGAATTGGTGAGCGGAACCGTCACATTCATTCATCAGCATGGCTGTGCGCAAGTGGGCTCTGATTTTGATCAAACGGCCAGAACCTATGCGGGAATGGGGATGAATCCAAATGTATATGGTGTCATAGTACTCGGCCTTGGCTGTGAAACACATCAGGCGCACCGTATTGGAGATGAAATTGCTAAATGCGGTAAACCAGTGGAAACTGTATCGATTCAGGAACATGGAGGCACTCTTCAAACCATTGCCGAAGTAGCTAAAATTGCGGTTAAAATGGTCCAGGATGCCTCGATGGTGCAACGGGAATTATGTGATTTCAGCGAGCTGATTGTCGGCACGGAATGCGGTGGGTCTGATGCATGCTCCGGCTTATCGGCAAACCCGGCTGTCGGACGTACAAGCGATTTGGTTGTTCAGCAGGGGGGAACCGCAATATTAGCGGAAACGACTGAACTCATCGGTGCAGAGCATTTGATCGCAAACCGTGCGGCAAACGACCAGGTAGCCAAAAAAGCTTATGCGGTTATTAAAATGATGGAAGACCGCTCGATGCAAATGGGCGTAGATATCCGCACCGGAAATCCAAGTCCGGGAAATATTGAGGGAGGTCTCAGCTCACTCGAAGAAAAATCATTGGGGGCAGCGACAAAATCGGGCACAACCAGGCTGGAAGAAGTCATTGATTATGCCCAGGTTCCCACAAAAAAAGGACTCGTCTGGATGGATACGCCTGGCCACGACATTGAGCAATTGACGGGAATGGTCGCAGGCGGCGCCCAAATCGTTCTCTTTACAAGTGGAAGAGGCACGCCAACGGGTTCTCCTATAACACCTGTCATAAAAATCTCAACTAATACACCAATGTTTGACAGGATGAATGAAAATATGGATTTAAATGCCGGTACGATTGTTGATGGTTTAGAAACCGTCGATGAAGTGGGAAGGCGCATCATGGAAGAAATTCAGCATGTTTCAAACGGAAAACTAACAAAAGCGGAGATCTTAAAGCAGCATGACTTTGGTATTTGGAGAATTGGACCGACATTCTAA
- a CDS encoding U32 family peptidase has protein sequence MKESRDLLEQLGYPSTDLKELPTSTKTFPDGAQYRIELPSVEGPIALKETLKEIDRLGLTIHRISQGSGIMLQTDEEIIEMCKMTAERGMELSLFVGPRGSWDVSAGPLTTGGKSQGIRHEGSDQLVYAMEDLKRGAALGLRGALVADEGLLLLTKEMKKYGQLPEDFVVKVSVQMGSANPVSVKLMEDIGADTYNVPPALTLSKLAAIRQSIDIPIDLYVEVPDTFGGFLRYYEIPEIIRVLAPVYIKFGLRNHPDVYPSGKQWESTNISLTKERVRRAAIGIQMIERYYPEAKTSKLGAKGLGIAKIEKAAVK, from the coding sequence ATGAAAGAATCACGAGACTTGCTCGAACAATTAGGATATCCATCAACTGATTTAAAAGAACTTCCTACATCAACGAAAACATTTCCAGACGGTGCTCAATACCGCATTGAACTCCCAAGCGTAGAAGGTCCGATAGCACTGAAAGAAACATTGAAAGAAATTGACCGGCTCGGTTTGACTATTCACCGAATATCTCAAGGCAGCGGCATCATGCTTCAAACCGATGAAGAAATTATAGAAATGTGTAAAATGACAGCAGAGCGTGGCATGGAGCTGAGTTTGTTTGTCGGTCCCAGGGGATCATGGGATGTCAGTGCGGGACCACTTACGACAGGAGGCAAATCTCAGGGAATTCGCCATGAGGGCTCCGATCAGCTTGTTTATGCCATGGAAGACCTGAAAAGAGGGGCTGCACTAGGTCTTCGCGGTGCGTTAGTTGCGGATGAAGGACTCCTTCTTTTAACGAAAGAAATGAAAAAATACGGACAGCTTCCGGAAGACTTTGTTGTTAAAGTATCGGTTCAAATGGGGTCAGCCAATCCAGTATCCGTCAAATTAATGGAAGACATCGGTGCGGATACCTACAACGTGCCACCTGCATTAACGCTGTCTAAACTTGCAGCGATCCGACAATCAATAGACATTCCAATTGATTTATACGTTGAAGTTCCGGACACTTTCGGAGGATTTCTTCGCTATTATGAAATACCGGAAATAATCCGTGTATTGGCGCCTGTCTACATCAAATTCGGTCTTCGTAATCACCCAGATGTATATCCATCAGGAAAACAATGGGAAAGTACGAACATCTCACTCACAAAGGAACGTGTACGCCGTGCCGCAATTGGTATTCAAATGATCGAACGATACTATCCAGAAGCAAAAACATCAAAACTCGGTGCAAAAGGACTCGGAATTGCGAAAATTGAAAAGGCAGCAGTTAAATAA
- a CDS encoding dihydrodipicolinate synthase family protein, whose translation MDFHGIIPPVVTLFDESGNLDMALNRSYIDLLISRNIDGILLMGSSGEFSSLTTEERKLYVREMIKHINGRVPVMVGVGHTALKEVQELTFYAEEHGANGVLVVNPYYWKLSDDQLYRHFSSVANHTNLQVFIYNIPLLTGQNLSIELIKKLAEDHSNIAGIKETVSDFGHLRQVLAEVKKVRSDFRVFSAFDEHLLPAQMIGAAGSINGSAVFAPEISVDLYQSYHKGDLAEAQKNHQVISKLMDVYNYGPTFFTAMKEAVHQRWFDVAAGHRAPCDVYPADLSDKVAVLLKNINMKEGVQK comes from the coding sequence ATGGACTTTCACGGCATCATTCCACCGGTAGTCACCTTATTTGATGAATCGGGGAACTTGGATATGGCGCTGAACAGAAGTTATATCGACCTATTAATCTCACGGAATATAGACGGTATTTTATTGATGGGAAGTTCAGGTGAGTTCTCGTCGCTTACTACGGAAGAAAGAAAATTATATGTACGCGAAATGATCAAGCATATTAACGGACGAGTGCCTGTCATGGTTGGAGTCGGGCATACCGCATTAAAAGAGGTGCAAGAACTGACTTTTTATGCAGAAGAGCATGGAGCGAACGGTGTTCTCGTAGTCAACCCGTATTACTGGAAGCTGTCTGACGACCAATTATACCGTCATTTTTCCAGTGTAGCGAATCATACTAATCTGCAAGTTTTCATTTATAATATCCCGCTTCTGACAGGTCAAAATTTATCAATCGAATTGATTAAAAAATTAGCTGAAGATCATTCAAACATTGCTGGTATTAAAGAGACGGTCAGTGATTTCGGGCACCTTCGTCAAGTGCTGGCGGAAGTGAAGAAAGTTCGCAGTGATTTCCGAGTCTTCTCGGCTTTTGACGAGCACTTGCTTCCGGCTCAAATGATTGGTGCAGCGGGAAGCATTAATGGAAGCGCTGTCTTTGCACCGGAAATTTCCGTTGATTTATATCAATCGTATCATAAAGGTGACCTTGCTGAAGCACAGAAAAATCATCAAGTGATTTCAAAACTGATGGATGTATACAATTACGGTCCGACATTTTTTACTGCCATGAAAGAAGCGGTTCATCAACGCTGGTTTGACGTTGCGGCTGGACACCGTGCACCTTGCGATGTATACCCTGCTGATTTGAGTGACAAAGTAGCTGTTCTTTTAAAAAATATAAATATGAAAGAAGGCGTCCAAAAATGA
- a CDS encoding sugar kinase — MDVVTIGETMTVFTPNEEGPLRHARSFSMKFGGAESNVAIGLSRLGHRTRWISRLGEDEFGDAMQSFIRGEGVDISYVTRDPDAPTGVFFKEYRRLNDTRVYYYRKDSAASKMTAELLTDLAIQDAAYLHITGITPALGNACQSLLDKAIRIAKENGTKIVFDPNIRLKIWSDENEARHIITKYASKSDIVMPGVAEAEFLFGSHTPEMLADHFHELGVETVLLKLGKEGSLISAPSVPKTYVPGFHVERVVDPIGAGDAFASGVLSGLLDGLPLYEAARRGNAMGAMATMVNGDVEGLPVRADLALFMSGGTDDVTR; from the coding sequence ATGGATGTTGTAACCATCGGAGAAACAATGACAGTGTTTACCCCGAATGAAGAAGGTCCACTTCGCCACGCCCGATCTTTTTCAATGAAGTTCGGCGGTGCGGAATCCAATGTCGCGATCGGGCTAAGCCGACTCGGTCATAGGACACGCTGGATAAGCCGTCTCGGCGAGGATGAATTTGGCGATGCCATGCAATCGTTCATTCGCGGAGAAGGTGTTGATATCTCTTATGTAACAAGAGATCCTGATGCGCCTACCGGAGTCTTTTTTAAAGAATACAGACGGCTGAATGATACCAGAGTTTATTATTACCGGAAAGATTCGGCAGCTAGCAAAATGACGGCGGAATTACTAACTGATCTCGCCATCCAAGACGCAGCTTATCTCCATATTACCGGAATTACCCCCGCACTAGGGAATGCGTGTCAGTCGCTCTTGGATAAAGCGATCCGCATTGCTAAAGAAAACGGAACAAAAATCGTCTTCGATCCGAATATTCGCTTGAAAATATGGTCGGATGAAAATGAAGCGCGTCACATCATAACAAAGTACGCCTCGAAAAGTGATATCGTCATGCCTGGGGTGGCGGAAGCTGAATTTTTATTCGGTTCCCATACTCCGGAGATGTTAGCCGATCATTTTCATGAACTCGGTGTTGAAACAGTTTTACTTAAATTGGGCAAAGAGGGCTCTTTAATTTCAGCCCCGTCTGTACCGAAAACATACGTACCTGGATTCCATGTGGAACGGGTCGTGGATCCCATCGGTGCTGGTGATGCTTTTGCATCTGGTGTACTTTCCGGCCTACTTGATGGACTGCCTCTATATGAGGCTGCAAGGCGCGGAAATGCCATGGGGGCAATGGCAACGATGGTAAATGGTGATGTTGAGGGTTTACCGGTCCGTGCCGACCTCGCTTTGTTCATGAGTGGCGGCACTGACGATGTGACGAGGTAG
- a CDS encoding bifunctional 4-hydroxy-2-oxoglutarate aldolase/2-dehydro-3-deoxy-phosphogluconate aldolase, translating into MTKLEELKHGKLVAVIRGARPDQIIPIARALKEGGIRTLEITVETPQVCHLIERVKEEFGDDIIAGAGTVLDPETARAVIMAGAEFIFSPIVNVKTIKMAKRYGVISIPGALTPTEILTAYEHGADIVKVFPADTLGVSYFKNLKGPFPHIPLMPTGGVNLDNLASFFKAGAIAAGLGGSLITPAKLTTGEDYTRLTEMAKKFAAIVQKN; encoded by the coding sequence ATGACTAAACTTGAAGAGCTTAAACATGGGAAGCTGGTCGCCGTCATTCGGGGTGCACGCCCAGACCAAATTATACCAATCGCCCGGGCCCTGAAAGAGGGAGGCATCAGAACACTTGAAATAACGGTGGAAACTCCCCAAGTGTGCCATTTAATTGAAAGAGTGAAAGAGGAGTTCGGTGATGATATCATAGCGGGTGCCGGCACGGTATTGGATCCTGAAACGGCCCGTGCGGTCATCATGGCAGGGGCGGAATTTATCTTTTCTCCCATCGTCAATGTCAAAACGATTAAAATGGCAAAGCGCTATGGCGTTATTAGTATCCCCGGTGCGCTCACACCAACCGAAATATTGACTGCTTATGAGCATGGAGCTGACATTGTCAAAGTTTTTCCGGCAGATACACTGGGTGTTAGCTACTTTAAAAATCTTAAAGGACCGTTTCCTCACATTCCCCTTATGCCAACTGGCGGTGTCAACCTTGACAACCTTGCATCTTTTTTTAAGGCAGGTGCCATCGCGGCAGGACTTGGTGGTTCATTGATCACTCCTGCGAAATTGACTACGGGTGAGGATTATACCAGGTTGACAGAAATGGCAAAAAAATTCGCAGCCATCGTACAAAAAAACTAA
- the gucD gene encoding alpha-ketoglutaric semialdehyde dehydrogenase GucD, with translation MISTTFATKTYKNFINNEWVNASSGNTIESINPADKEPVGYVQSSTEDDLNEAVASAHKAKRDWRRIGQSVRGQILFKAANILEENLDEIAETMTREMGKTLPEAKGETARGVAILRYYAGEGMRKDGDVIPSSDKDALMFTKRSPLGVVGIITPWNFPVAIPIWKMAPALVYGNTIVWKPATEGAVTAAKVMECFTKAGFPEGVVNFITGKGSIIGQGLIDHPLLNAITFTGSESVGQSVAKSASARGIKYQLEMGGKNPVIVTKDANIDQAVEAVISGGFRSSGQKCTASSRVVVESPVYDVFKQKLVEATAKIKVGNGLQEGIWMGPCASESQFNTVKEYIEKGKQEGAKLIHGGEILTGGDYDGGFFITPAIFEGVTTDMVIAQEEIFGPVIALMKATDLAEAIDMANNTKYGLSASIFTSNISSILDFIDEIEAGLVRINAESAGVELQAPFGGMKASSTGSREQGEAAKEFYTAIKTVFIKGS, from the coding sequence ATGATATCAACTACATTCGCAACGAAAACATATAAGAATTTCATTAATAATGAGTGGGTGAATGCATCTTCTGGAAATACAATCGAAAGCATTAATCCTGCGGACAAAGAACCGGTTGGCTACGTACAAAGCTCAACAGAAGATGACTTGAACGAAGCTGTGGCATCTGCACATAAGGCAAAGAGGGATTGGCGCAGGATCGGGCAGTCTGTACGTGGACAAATCCTTTTCAAAGCGGCCAATATATTGGAAGAAAATCTAGATGAAATTGCCGAAACCATGACTCGCGAAATGGGTAAAACGTTACCTGAAGCAAAAGGCGAAACTGCACGAGGCGTTGCAATCCTCCGTTACTATGCTGGGGAAGGGATGCGGAAAGACGGCGATGTTATTCCATCTTCTGATAAAGATGCCCTGATGTTTACAAAACGCTCACCACTTGGTGTAGTCGGGATAATCACGCCATGGAACTTCCCGGTTGCCATTCCCATCTGGAAAATGGCTCCAGCTCTTGTATATGGCAATACAATCGTATGGAAACCCGCTACGGAAGGCGCCGTTACAGCAGCGAAAGTCATGGAATGCTTTACGAAAGCAGGCTTCCCTGAGGGTGTTGTGAATTTTATAACCGGTAAAGGATCGATTATTGGCCAAGGGCTCATCGATCATCCGCTTTTAAATGCAATCACATTTACCGGTTCTGAAAGTGTCGGTCAGAGCGTCGCGAAATCAGCTTCCGCCCGCGGGATAAAATATCAGCTTGAAATGGGAGGCAAAAATCCAGTCATCGTGACGAAAGATGCAAACATCGACCAAGCAGTCGAGGCAGTCATCAGCGGTGGATTTCGTTCCTCCGGCCAAAAATGCACAGCTTCAAGCCGTGTTGTTGTTGAATCCCCGGTCTATGATGTATTTAAACAAAAACTGGTAGAAGCAACAGCGAAAATAAAGGTTGGCAACGGCCTTCAAGAGGGAATTTGGATGGGACCATGTGCAAGCGAAAGCCAGTTCAATACGGTGAAAGAATACATTGAAAAAGGGAAGCAGGAGGGTGCAAAACTCATTCATGGGGGGGAGATATTAACTGGCGGAGACTATGATGGGGGCTTTTTCATTACACCTGCGATTTTTGAAGGCGTGACGACGGATATGGTGATAGCACAGGAAGAAATTTTTGGACCGGTTATCGCGCTTATGAAAGCAACCGATCTTGCCGAGGCGATTGACATGGCAAATAATACGAAATACGGATTGAGTGCATCAATCTTCACATCAAATATTAGCTCGATTCTAGATTTCATCGATGAAATTGAGGCAGGGCTTGTCCGTATTAACGCAGAAAGCGCAGGCGTTGAGTTGCAAGCCCCATTCGGAGGCATGAAAGCATCGAGCACGGGTTCGCGAGAGCAAGGTGAGGCGGCGAAAGAATTTTATACAGCCATAAAAACGGTTTTCATTAAAGGTTCTTAA
- the larB gene encoding nickel pincer cofactor biosynthesis protein LarB, producing MIDNILEQVQNGSLTAAEAKEKLASYENLGFVKIDHHRKRRQGFPEIVFGEGKTAEQILTIVQSLRTRNDSVLVTRISREKAVFVQKECSEFEYNDMARTLAWVKEKPKSVGSYIAIVCAGTSDLSVAEEAAVTAETLGIPVRRIYDVGVAGLHRLLDNIDEIRGATVSVCVAGMEGALPSVLGGLVTNPIIAVPTSIGYGANFNGLSALLSMLNSCASGVSVVNIDNGFGAAYNAAIIYKLVHKKEANDDEDIIF from the coding sequence ATGATCGACAATATTTTAGAGCAGGTTCAAAATGGTTCATTGACAGCAGCGGAAGCAAAGGAAAAACTTGCATCATATGAGAATTTAGGGTTTGTAAAAATTGATCATCATCGAAAAAGGAGACAAGGCTTTCCCGAAATTGTATTTGGAGAAGGGAAAACGGCTGAGCAAATTTTAACGATTGTACAATCCCTGCGGACAAGGAATGATTCTGTGCTTGTGACTCGAATTTCTCGGGAAAAAGCAGTTTTTGTACAAAAAGAATGTAGTGAATTTGAGTATAACGATATGGCCCGGACACTTGCTTGGGTTAAAGAAAAACCCAAATCCGTTGGTTCATATATTGCAATTGTGTGCGCCGGGACATCAGATTTATCCGTTGCTGAAGAAGCAGCCGTGACGGCCGAAACACTAGGTATTCCAGTCAGGCGTATATACGATGTTGGTGTTGCTGGGCTGCACCGCCTCCTTGATAATATAGATGAGATACGAGGAGCCACCGTATCAGTTTGTGTAGCGGGGATGGAAGGGGCTCTCCCAAGTGTGTTAGGAGGCCTTGTCACGAATCCAATTATTGCTGTACCGACAAGTATCGGTTATGGTGCCAATTTTAACGGTTTATCGGCCCTTTTATCCATGCTTAATTCATGCGCATCGGGTGTAAGTGTGGTGAACATCGATAATGGATTTGGTGCAGCCTACAATGCAGCGATTAT
- the dgoD gene encoding galactonate dehydratase, producing MKINKISLYKVPPRWLFLKIDTDEGISGWGEPVVEGRAETVKAAVNELTDYLIGRNPNDIEDIWQTLYRGGFYRGGPILMSAISGIEQALWDIKGKYFNIPVYQMLGGKAREKIKVYSWVGGDRPVDVVAAAIEKQKEGFLAVKMNASEEMNYIDSFSKVEAVIERVASIREAVGKDFGIGVDFHGRIHKTMAKVIVKELEPYRPMFIEEPVLPENNEALREIAWHTTCPIATGERMYTRWGFKQLLQDGYVDIIQPDLSHTGGILEGKKIAAMAEAYDVAIAPHCPLGPMTLASSIHLDATTPNFIIQEQSLGIHYNEGMDILDYMKNPELFDYENGYVNIPDKPGLGVEIDEEKVKQAAETGHDWKNPIWRNEDGSIAEW from the coding sequence ATGAAAATCAATAAAATTTCTTTATACAAAGTTCCGCCCCGCTGGCTGTTTTTAAAAATCGATACAGATGAAGGCATTTCCGGCTGGGGAGAGCCTGTCGTGGAAGGGCGTGCGGAAACGGTTAAAGCAGCAGTTAACGAATTGACCGATTATTTGATCGGGAGAAATCCGAACGACATTGAAGACATCTGGCAAACGCTTTATCGAGGTGGATTTTACCGTGGGGGGCCAATTTTAATGAGTGCCATTTCTGGCATTGAGCAGGCACTATGGGATATTAAAGGAAAATACTTCAATATTCCTGTATACCAAATGCTCGGCGGCAAAGCACGTGAAAAAATTAAAGTGTACTCATGGGTCGGAGGAGATCGGCCAGTGGATGTCGTTGCAGCTGCCATCGAAAAACAGAAAGAGGGCTTCCTTGCTGTCAAAATGAACGCATCAGAAGAAATGAATTACATTGATAGTTTTTCGAAAGTAGAGGCGGTCATCGAACGCGTTGCTTCAATTAGGGAAGCGGTTGGCAAAGACTTTGGGATCGGTGTGGATTTTCACGGGAGGATTCATAAAACGATGGCAAAGGTGATTGTGAAAGAACTCGAACCATACCGTCCAATGTTCATTGAAGAGCCGGTGCTGCCGGAAAACAATGAAGCACTTCGTGAGATTGCCTGGCATACTACTTGTCCGATTGCGACGGGAGAAAGGATGTATACACGCTGGGGCTTTAAGCAGCTACTTCAAGATGGTTATGTCGATATAATTCAGCCGGATCTGTCCCACACAGGTGGTATTTTAGAAGGGAAAAAAATTGCCGCAATGGCAGAAGCGTATGATGTAGCGATCGCTCCGCACTGCCCGCTAGGTCCGATGACTCTCGCTTCATCCATTCATCTGGACGCAACGACACCGAATTTCATAATTCAAGAACAAAGCCTTGGTATTCATTACAACGAAGGCATGGACATTCTCGATTATATGAAAAATCCAGAATTATTCGACTATGAAAATGGTTATGTGAACATTCCGGATAAACCGGGTCTTGGGGTGGAAATTGATGAGGAAAAAGTGAAGCAGGCAGCAGAAACCGGACATGATTGGAAAAACCCAATTTGGCGTAATGAAGACGGGAGCATCGCTGAATGGTAA
- the larE gene encoding ATP-dependent sacrificial sulfur transferase LarE, whose translation MLLEKYRNLQGILQKMESVVVAFSGGVDSTFLLNVAIETLGYDNVLAITADSETYPSSELKEAIMLSKWIGANHRVIQTSELAIPGYSENNQNRCYFCKSSLFDHLLPILEEYEFKNIIYGVIADDANEFRPGMKAAKEKGIRGPLLEAGLYKEEIRELSKQAGLPTWDKPSFACLSSRIAYGDIITKEKLTKVDKSEAYLKSLDIHQVRVRTHEDTARIEVEPVDMPRVLQYHVAITKRLKQFGYKYVSLDLTGYTSGSMNIALKKEEML comes from the coding sequence ATGTTACTAGAAAAGTATAGAAATCTGCAGGGGATTCTCCAAAAAATGGAGTCGGTAGTGGTCGCTTTTTCAGGAGGGGTGGACAGCACTTTTTTGCTAAATGTTGCGATTGAGACTTTGGGTTATGATAATGTGTTAGCCATTACAGCAGATTCGGAAACCTATCCGTCGAGTGAGTTGAAAGAAGCCATTATGCTATCAAAATGGATAGGTGCCAACCATCGAGTCATTCAAACTTCGGAGTTGGCCATTCCTGGATATTCAGAAAATAATCAGAATCGCTGTTACTTTTGTAAAAGTAGTTTATTTGATCACCTGCTTCCTATTCTTGAAGAATATGAGTTTAAAAATATAATTTATGGTGTCATCGCTGATGATGCTAACGAATTTCGTCCAGGCATGAAAGCAGCTAAAGAAAAAGGAATCAGGGGACCTCTTCTGGAAGCCGGTTTATACAAAGAAGAAATAAGAGAATTGTCCAAGCAAGCCGGTTTGCCAACATGGGATAAACCATCATTCGCCTGCCTATCTTCACGCATAGCATATGGCGATATCATTACGAAGGAAAAGTTGACGAAAGTGGATAAATCAGAAGCTTACTTAAAATCATTGGATATTCATCAGGTAAGAGTCAGGACGCATGAGGATACTGCCCGAATTGAAGTTGAACCCGTTGATATGCCGCGAGTTCTCCAATACCATGTGGCGATCACGAAACGACTGAAGCAATTTGGTTATAAGTATGTATCATTGGATCTAACGGGCTATACAAGCGGAAGTATGAATATAGCGCTAAAAAAGGAAGAAATGTTATGA